From Spartinivicinus ruber, the proteins below share one genomic window:
- a CDS encoding response regulator — MDKKILIADDDPHIRQVIVFALEKAGMQPVEAKDGRQALQLFEQHQPDLIVLDINMPELDGLEVCKAIRKTSEVPILFLSSRDDEVDKIIGLEIGGDDYVTKPFSPRELVARVNVILKRVQPTSADQQQTLSQQADEYEKLTYGLLVLEPETHQVFWSGKLVKLTAMEFSIIHSFIRRPEKVFDRDSIMNAAYDMNIHVSGRTIDSHIRHIRNKFQQAGCELIIETVHGVGYRLAKKTC; from the coding sequence GTGGATAAGAAAATACTAATAGCAGATGACGACCCGCATATTCGCCAGGTTATAGTGTTTGCGTTAGAAAAGGCGGGTATGCAGCCAGTGGAAGCAAAGGATGGTCGACAGGCGTTACAGTTGTTTGAACAACATCAGCCTGACTTGATTGTTTTGGATATTAATATGCCGGAACTGGATGGATTGGAAGTCTGTAAGGCTATTAGAAAAACCTCGGAAGTGCCGATTTTATTTTTATCCTCACGGGATGATGAGGTAGATAAAATCATTGGTCTGGAAATAGGGGGTGACGATTATGTCACTAAGCCCTTTAGCCCTAGAGAGCTGGTTGCCAGAGTCAATGTGATTTTAAAACGGGTACAGCCAACCAGTGCTGATCAACAGCAAACGCTATCTCAACAAGCAGATGAATATGAAAAGTTAACTTATGGCCTATTAGTGCTTGAGCCAGAAACTCATCAAGTGTTTTGGAGCGGTAAGCTGGTTAAGCTGACAGCAATGGAGTTTTCGATTATCCATAGCTTTATACGTCGCCCAGAAAAAGTGTTTGATCGTGATAGCATCATGAATGCTGCTTATGATATGAATATCCACGTCAGTGGCCGTACTATTGATAGCCATATTAGGCACATAAGAAACAAGTTTCAGCAAGCTGGGTGTGAATTAATTATTGAAACAGTTCATGGTGTGGGCTATCGGTTAGCCAAAAAAACATGCTGA
- a CDS encoding HAMP domain-containing sensor histidine kinase has product MLTDGKQYRGRLQLRTVFLIVSLAVLVLPLGSIFFFRIYENELVRQTELSLISQAAVIAASYKHQVSSLLLDKSNYGIKVTSYIKQKIDNYYTPVYPQIDLANNQLFPPRPNGVTPQSPADALAVQVGNTLSTVLRDSQKTTLTGIRLLDYQGNVIAGQREVGLSFAHLHEIKSAMEGRYTSVIRQRISDEPPPALASISRGTGIRVFVAFPIIQGEQLWGIVYLSRTPKNILKHLYAEKDKVILAGITIIVLTFLLALFTSYTISQPIYRLIKKTTKVSEGDHQSMEPLEYPVTKELELLSKSFSKMAKSLHERSEYIREFAAHVSHELKTPLTSIQGAAELLMDHMDEMEPATKQQFLSNIQQDTDRLKRLVTRLLELARADSQTSDNETADLIAILNKLAPRYREVGLQLELPEQNSCWIKMAEDNLETILLNLFDNAKQHGASIINIDVKTTNQLVALTIADNGEGISLANREKIFTPFFTTRREQSGTGLGLSIIKSLMKTYQGSITLADSDKGARFILQFGAASYL; this is encoded by the coding sequence ATGCTGACAGATGGCAAGCAATACCGAGGTAGGCTGCAATTACGAACGGTGTTTCTTATTGTCAGTTTGGCGGTGCTGGTTTTACCTTTGGGGAGTATATTTTTCTTTAGAATTTATGAAAACGAGTTGGTCAGGCAAACAGAATTATCGTTAATTTCTCAGGCGGCGGTAATTGCTGCTAGCTATAAACATCAAGTGTCGAGTTTATTGCTGGATAAATCTAATTATGGAATAAAAGTAACCAGCTATATTAAACAGAAAATTGATAATTATTATACACCTGTTTACCCGCAAATTGATTTGGCTAATAATCAGTTATTTCCTCCTAGGCCAAATGGAGTAACACCACAATCCCCTGCAGATGCATTAGCTGTTCAAGTTGGCAACACTTTATCAACCGTATTGCGAGATTCGCAAAAAACCACTCTTACAGGCATCCGGCTATTGGATTATCAAGGTAATGTGATTGCAGGGCAGCGAGAGGTTGGCTTGTCCTTTGCCCACTTGCATGAAATAAAATCTGCAATGGAAGGGCGTTACACCAGTGTTATCAGGCAACGGATTTCCGATGAACCACCACCTGCATTGGCTTCGATCAGTCGAGGCACTGGCATTAGGGTATTTGTCGCTTTTCCTATAATTCAAGGTGAACAACTGTGGGGGATTGTTTATTTGTCCCGAACCCCTAAAAATATTCTAAAACATTTATATGCAGAAAAAGACAAGGTGATTTTAGCGGGTATAACCATCATTGTTTTAACATTCCTGTTAGCACTTTTTACTTCTTATACTATCTCACAGCCAATTTATCGGTTAATTAAAAAAACGACCAAAGTCTCGGAAGGTGATCATCAGTCAATGGAGCCATTGGAATACCCTGTTACCAAAGAGCTGGAGCTATTATCAAAAAGTTTTTCGAAAATGGCTAAGTCATTGCATGAGCGATCAGAATATATCCGCGAATTTGCTGCCCATGTCTCTCATGAATTAAAAACACCGCTAACCAGTATTCAAGGTGCAGCGGAGTTGTTAATGGATCACATGGATGAAATGGAGCCTGCCACTAAGCAACAATTTCTTTCAAATATTCAGCAGGATACAGACAGGCTAAAGCGTTTGGTTACCCGTCTGTTGGAATTAGCTAGAGCAGACAGCCAAACAAGTGATAATGAAACGGCTGATTTAATAGCAATATTGAACAAATTGGCGCCACGCTATCGAGAGGTGGGATTACAGCTTGAACTACCTGAACAAAACAGTTGTTGGATAAAAATGGCAGAGGATAACCTTGAAACCATTCTGCTCAATTTATTTGATAATGCAAAACAGCATGGTGCTTCAATAATAAATATTGATGTTAAAACAACTAATCAATTAGTCGCATTGACAATTGCTGATAATGGTGAAGGAATATCTCTAGCCAATCGAGAAAAAATCTTCACACCTTTTTTTACTACCCGTAGAGAGCAAAGTGGTACAGGGCTGGGTCTAAGCATTATCAAATCATTAATGAAAACCTATCAAGGCAGTATTACCCTTGCTGATAGTGATAAAGGTGCCCGCTTTATTTTACAATTTGGAGCTGCCTCTTATTTATAG
- a CDS encoding OmpA family protein, which yields MKKVNKDRVYLLSASVDKSGNPEGEVSLQPNVLLAKESMVFVERQKYDKGELTSTRKYDKEKAKKQPVLLQTDEIGAIVTIVAAEDANTNKKEASKLQVTVSQEKVPCWKIGEPINIYAKNKEEAFFFPPLSAASYIYAGAKPGEKTWAETMVELFDKLDGGFNGKAVKLKAVEVPVKKVTSDSKVVRMREPDQDKIRKKDESELKYQDWYKQYNRKTIRGFLIPYYQVILVVFSNMDYVDTIVELLDKNGKPIGVRKNVEPLATANTTMYVAFIVSESKLPPDFYQLKIIPSEQAWQRIKKTSYLNKIEEDGFYILKEKFRFGIKKPIGEFEIINGDPFSVEESLVKQFPNLYANRVMVASDRGDVPEQKAKEADHGPEGIETALHSYNVAKGYTDLATGILGADGPKAWAMLIISNLKAISTDSNFNTAIDLITSGNDLVSASRDFLDLVNPATRDLPDFRQFATRAWWISDPSYNQTFAHTVRIPERFMVPVMRGLSVAGTVASVFSLFNDIKGVSDSLKKGSSTTSDWIGAVKAYDEHIAVPVEETEDKQKIEAYQQKLEEIIQSGVETQLIEDKTDGSLYLNVVFPFDQSSTEFDRSLNQLAEAMEKLPYLSITLKGHACPKGPTKYNLTLSERRAKTVQEKLLGISSKIKAHRVNVIGVGEQDPIIISGKVDYEKSRRVVAVIPKFPLNYIYPPSREGTDMLEKFRAKAVATKAEIDEKIVAAAESALDTVLGVLSYVPGVQLYAIGIKLLKDGVKALCSVMDELNNILHGHGVQEAKKLFNHYQELDYVNQIHALENSSKENEYFRRLYIQFHIRAMALNGLVGLLFRASIYATSKGGSAGQNQNYEEALEKFFVKEYIQTYVLSDDWYADFNAVVPVGLDEYWATRVQMAEIIDVLTGGSISKKHLMTEWASDDVANQKSFVVKAMETAQGIHDIYSPVDLKSGGGAGFASFFLNRKSTYYIHGASYIGARFNAPVDLARKADFQQYFPIHYIDTSSMTGLMQSFRTDFAFLDYNSYEYTCIYVRDRFSKNDNDWKPLHKYGAISPYHQLRIIVVLKQEVGEELKKLDLEGTTYILPAEFQPTRCDWWNMKGPKQATWVRKLSSKDLRSEDKTKEVLEMLNKDCLYGVIYHPSYQYGSQVILGVKPLASKFFAERRKEYKTFFGAWWMDYFFEVTLGNNSSTRRYIRVSGQDYPKGHIYGEDTSRLAHEVGFSFNSVFHVTLDPEREYKHPGSKGAAIKDEHLLLDPDFLAIGEQGFEYPELFDNPEAHLLIRLKGQKHYIYPNASYIKALGYNNVRYDDDRPINTAVHYNWASPIEIVVLVVCDELKLESYKNQNINWKNIPAKVTLEEVNSGNEGPSFGVQLEHVGEIVREGRGEKSIKWRIADINSVSSAARDVVQGLTDSAALTVISDLEEDPLSQAWGFSLFGLMMGEDIYEDKTKQVYMARIIPEYTNFTGKKVQALRPFGITYKHWNFNLDSRPHYYSDPNKPIMPNAYWGVKAKISTTGNSGLKNEDINGEFELTLPNKMLDMERCPWVQYKDLKQTKKDAEWYLKNEEQAKQGGKTLKVNKSLDVEFYLKSVKEKKQAIYKWLTEDSTKMVIRQDYFE from the coding sequence ATGAAAAAAGTAAATAAAGACAGAGTTTATCTTTTATCGGCTTCGGTAGATAAAAGTGGTAATCCCGAGGGAGAAGTTAGCTTACAGCCAAATGTATTACTGGCTAAAGAGTCGATGGTGTTTGTAGAAAGGCAAAAATATGATAAGGGTGAACTAACTTCTACAAGAAAGTATGATAAAGAGAAAGCCAAGAAGCAACCAGTTTTACTGCAAACCGATGAAATAGGTGCGATTGTCACTATTGTTGCTGCTGAAGATGCTAATACCAATAAAAAAGAAGCATCAAAACTACAGGTTACTGTATCTCAAGAAAAGGTCCCCTGTTGGAAAATAGGGGAACCGATTAATATTTATGCTAAGAATAAAGAAGAAGCATTCTTTTTCCCACCATTATCGGCTGCTAGCTATATATATGCAGGAGCCAAGCCGGGTGAGAAAACTTGGGCAGAAACGATGGTGGAGTTATTTGATAAGCTGGATGGTGGTTTTAACGGTAAAGCGGTTAAGCTAAAAGCGGTTGAGGTTCCAGTAAAAAAAGTAACTAGTGATTCAAAAGTAGTTAGAATGAGGGAGCCTGATCAAGATAAAATAAGAAAAAAAGATGAAAGTGAGTTAAAATATCAAGATTGGTATAAGCAATATAATCGTAAAACCATTAGAGGGTTTTTAATTCCATATTATCAAGTGATACTAGTTGTGTTTTCTAATATGGACTACGTGGATACAATAGTAGAGCTGCTTGATAAAAATGGTAAGCCTATAGGAGTGAGGAAGAATGTTGAACCTCTAGCTACTGCCAATACAACGATGTATGTTGCGTTTATAGTATCTGAATCAAAATTGCCCCCCGATTTTTATCAACTTAAAATTATACCATCAGAACAGGCATGGCAACGTATAAAAAAAACTAGCTATTTAAATAAAATAGAAGAAGATGGTTTTTATATTCTAAAAGAAAAGTTTCGCTTTGGTATTAAAAAGCCTATTGGTGAATTTGAAATAATTAATGGTGATCCTTTTAGTGTAGAAGAATCTTTGGTAAAGCAATTTCCTAATTTATATGCTAATAGAGTAATGGTGGCTTCTGATCGGGGGGATGTGCCTGAGCAAAAGGCTAAAGAGGCTGATCATGGTCCTGAAGGAATAGAAACGGCGTTACATAGTTATAATGTTGCTAAAGGGTATACTGACCTTGCTACAGGTATTTTAGGGGCAGATGGCCCTAAAGCTTGGGCGATGCTAATAATAAGTAATTTGAAAGCTATAAGTACAGATTCAAACTTTAATACTGCAATTGATTTAATTACTTCAGGGAATGATTTAGTTAGTGCCTCCCGAGATTTTCTGGATCTTGTGAACCCTGCTACACGAGATTTGCCAGATTTTAGGCAATTTGCAACTCGTGCTTGGTGGATTTCTGACCCTAGCTATAACCAAACCTTTGCCCATACGGTTCGAATACCTGAGCGGTTTATGGTGCCTGTTATGAGAGGGTTGTCGGTGGCGGGCACAGTTGCATCTGTATTTTCATTATTTAATGATATAAAAGGGGTGAGTGACTCACTGAAAAAAGGGAGTAGTACTACCAGTGATTGGATTGGGGCAGTAAAAGCTTATGATGAGCATATTGCTGTGCCTGTAGAAGAAACAGAAGATAAGCAAAAAATTGAGGCTTATCAGCAAAAGCTCGAGGAGATAATTCAGTCTGGAGTAGAAACCCAGCTCATTGAAGATAAAACAGATGGCTCTCTCTATTTAAATGTGGTATTCCCTTTTGATCAAAGCTCCACTGAGTTTGACCGTAGTTTAAATCAGCTAGCTGAGGCAATGGAAAAGCTGCCTTATTTATCGATTACACTAAAAGGTCATGCTTGCCCTAAAGGCCCCACTAAATATAATTTAACCTTATCAGAGCGGCGAGCAAAAACTGTTCAGGAAAAGTTATTAGGTATTTCGAGTAAAATTAAAGCGCATCGGGTCAATGTAATAGGCGTAGGAGAGCAAGATCCTATTATTATTAGTGGTAAAGTAGATTATGAGAAAAGCCGACGGGTAGTGGCGGTTATTCCTAAATTCCCCCTTAATTATATATATCCCCCCAGCAGGGAAGGGACGGATATGTTAGAAAAGTTCAGGGCTAAAGCAGTAGCTACTAAAGCTGAAATTGATGAGAAAATTGTTGCAGCAGCAGAGTCGGCGTTAGATACTGTGTTAGGGGTTCTATCTTACGTACCTGGAGTACAGCTTTATGCAATTGGTATTAAATTACTTAAAGATGGTGTTAAAGCACTGTGCTCAGTAATGGATGAGTTGAATAATATTTTGCATGGTCATGGGGTGCAAGAAGCCAAAAAATTATTTAACCATTATCAAGAGCTAGACTATGTTAACCAAATTCATGCTTTAGAAAATAGTAGTAAAGAAAATGAATACTTCCGGCGCTTATATATACAGTTTCATATTCGTGCAATGGCACTAAATGGTTTAGTGGGCTTACTCTTTAGGGCTAGCATTTATGCTACGAGCAAAGGAGGGAGTGCTGGGCAAAATCAGAACTATGAAGAAGCATTGGAGAAATTTTTTGTTAAAGAGTATATCCAAACTTATGTATTAAGTGATGATTGGTATGCCGATTTTAATGCTGTGGTGCCTGTTGGACTAGATGAATACTGGGCAACTAGGGTGCAAATGGCAGAAATTATCGATGTACTAACTGGAGGCTCTATATCGAAAAAGCACTTAATGACTGAGTGGGCTTCAGATGATGTAGCTAATCAAAAAAGTTTTGTAGTAAAGGCTATGGAAACAGCTCAAGGAATACATGATATTTATTCGCCTGTTGATTTAAAGTCTGGAGGAGGAGCTGGTTTTGCCAGTTTCTTTTTAAACAGAAAATCAACATATTATATTCATGGTGCGAGTTATATTGGCGCAAGGTTTAATGCACCTGTTGATTTAGCTAGAAAAGCCGACTTTCAGCAATATTTCCCAATTCACTATATTGATACCAGCAGTATGACTGGACTAATGCAAAGTTTTAGGACTGACTTTGCATTCTTGGATTATAACTCATATGAGTATACATGTATTTATGTTCGTGATCGTTTTTCAAAAAATGATAATGATTGGAAGCCACTTCATAAATATGGTGCTATTTCACCCTACCATCAACTAAGAATAATTGTAGTTTTAAAACAAGAAGTGGGAGAGGAGCTTAAAAAACTAGATCTGGAAGGTACAACTTATATTCTCCCTGCAGAGTTTCAACCAACTCGCTGTGATTGGTGGAATATGAAAGGGCCAAAACAGGCCACTTGGGTTCGTAAGTTATCAAGTAAGGATTTAAGGTCTGAAGATAAAACCAAAGAAGTACTCGAAATGTTAAATAAGGATTGTTTATATGGGGTTATTTATCATCCTTCTTATCAGTATGGTAGTCAGGTTATTTTAGGGGTTAAACCTCTAGCCAGTAAGTTTTTTGCTGAACGTCGCAAAGAGTATAAAACATTTTTTGGGGCTTGGTGGATGGATTACTTCTTTGAAGTGACACTGGGGAATAACAGTTCAACTCGGCGTTACATTCGTGTATCTGGACAAGACTATCCTAAAGGCCATATCTATGGTGAGGATACAAGTCGCCTTGCCCATGAAGTAGGTTTTTCTTTTAATAGTGTGTTTCATGTTACTTTAGACCCTGAGCGAGAATATAAACATCCTGGCTCTAAGGGGGCAGCAATAAAAGATGAGCATTTATTGCTAGACCCTGATTTTTTAGCCATTGGTGAGCAAGGCTTTGAATATCCAGAGTTATTTGATAATCCAGAAGCTCATTTACTAATTCGGCTAAAAGGACAAAAACATTATATTTATCCTAATGCAAGTTACATCAAAGCACTTGGCTATAATAATGTACGTTATGATGATGACCGACCTATTAATACAGCTGTACATTATAACTGGGCATCTCCAATAGAGATTGTGGTGCTAGTCGTTTGTGATGAATTAAAACTTGAATCATATAAAAATCAAAATATTAACTGGAAAAATATTCCTGCTAAAGTAACTTTGGAGGAAGTTAATAGTGGTAATGAAGGGCCAAGTTTTGGTGTGCAGCTTGAACATGTTGGAGAGATTGTCCGTGAAGGAAGAGGTGAAAAATCCATTAAATGGCGTATAGCTGATATTAATAGTGTCTCTAGTGCGGCAAGAGATGTCGTTCAAGGCTTAACTGATAGTGCCGCCTTAACAGTTATATCTGATTTAGAGGAAGATCCGCTTAGTCAAGCTTGGGGTTTTAGCTTGTTTGGTCTGATGATGGGAGAGGATATTTATGAAGATAAGACTAAACAAGTTTATATGGCCCGGATTATACCTGAGTACACCAACTTTACGGGTAAAAAAGTACAAGCATTGAGACCATTTGGTATCACCTATAAACACTGGAATTTCAATTTAGACTCACGCCCTCATTATTACTCTGACCCTAATAAGCCAATTATGCCTAACGCCTATTGGGGGGTTAAAGCAAAAATCAGTACTACAGGTAACTCTGGGTTGAAAAATGAAGATATTAATGGTGAGTTTGAATTAACCTTACCTAATAAAATGTTGGATATGGAACGATGCCCGTGGGTGCAATATAAGGACTTGAAACAAACTAAAAAAGATGCTGAATGGTATTTGAAGAATGAAGAACAAGCGAAGCAAGGTGGAAAAACTTTAAAAGTAAATAAATCACTAGATGTCGAGTTTTACCTAAAATCAGTGAAAGAGAAAAAGCAAGCAATTTATAAGTGGTTGACGGAAGATAGCACTAAGATGGTCATTCGACAGGATTACTTTGAGTAA
- a CDS encoding MarR family winged helix-turn-helix transcriptional regulator, producing MNTKKLVNLSTQHPRLTVRTLATLMAIKDNEGCSVSELSQFMGVNEKNVATTIRRLEEGREGSGSTKLIKVKQDKEDKRFKLIWLTAKGKSLLKRL from the coding sequence ATGAATACAAAAAAACTAGTTAATCTATCTACCCAACACCCTCGCCTTACCGTTAGGACGCTAGCTACACTTATGGCTATCAAAGACAACGAGGGTTGCTCTGTATCTGAGTTGTCTCAGTTTATGGGTGTTAATGAGAAAAATGTTGCTACTACGATTCGTCGTTTGGAAGAGGGAAGGGAAGGTAGTGGTAGTACAAAGCTTATCAAGGTTAAACAGGATAAAGAGGATAAGCGCTTCAAGCTAATTTGGCTGACTGCTAAAGGTAAATCTTTGTTAAAAAGACTTTAG
- a CDS encoding shikimate kinase has product MKKINVICTSGSGKSTFAKILAQQLNYSYIEMDSVFWSKNWYWMVTTVVLHR; this is encoded by the coding sequence ATGAAAAAAATAAATGTAATCTGCACAAGTGGTAGTGGTAAATCCACTTTTGCGAAAATATTAGCACAACAACTAAATTACTCATATATAGAAATGGACTCAGTATTTTGGAGTAAAAACTGGTATTGGATGGTAACTACCGTCGTACTACACCGATAA
- the parC gene encoding DNA topoisomerase IV subunit A, giving the protein MNDIVIGDDGVERQSLHQYTESAYLNYSMYVILDRALPHIGDGLKPVQRRIVYAMSELGLKNTAKYKKSARTVGDVLGKYHPHGDSACYEAMVLMAQSFSYRYPLVDGQGNWGSADDPKSFAAMRYTESRLSGFSELLLSELGQGTVDWQPNFDGSLDEPVMLPARVPTVLLNGSTGIAVGMATDIPPHNLREVVNACVYLLDNPKAALPELLEYIPAPDFPTEAEIITPKQDILKMYQTGRGSLRMRGIYHTENCDVVITALPHQVSGAKVLEQIADQMQKKKLPMVADLRDESDHENPTRLVIVPRSNRVDIEQLMAHLFATTDLERTYRVNLNMIGVDGRPQVKSLDVILNEWLGFRRDTVTKRLQYRLDKVNKRIHLLEGLLIAYLNIDEVIEIIRTEDHPKAALMERFGLSDEQAEAVLELKLRRLAKLEEMKIRGEQDELSKERDKLEKTLNSPARLKTLIKKELQADAKQYGDDRRSPLVAREEAKALTEADLLSSDPVTVVLSKKGWVRAAKGHEADPTALNYKSGDDYMFSVRTKSNEPTLFIDSTGRSYTVATHTLPSARGQGEPLTGRLSVPSGASFKGMFNGDENTLLLLASDAGYGFVTKATDLLTKNKTGKAVLTLPAGAEVLTPSVVRDIENEDLAVFTNEGRLLVFAIADLPMMARGKGNKIINIPAARAAEREEYIVSLQVLGRADSLMVYSGRRKLVLKPEDIEHYVGERGRRGSKLPRGFQKVDGVEVIEAEEE; this is encoded by the coding sequence ATGAATGACATCGTGATTGGCGATGATGGGGTTGAGCGCCAGTCGCTACACCAGTACACAGAAAGTGCATACTTGAACTATTCAATGTATGTCATTTTAGATCGTGCTTTGCCACATATTGGTGATGGCCTTAAGCCTGTCCAGCGACGTATTGTGTATGCCATGAGTGAGCTTGGCTTGAAAAATACAGCCAAGTATAAAAAGTCTGCTCGTACGGTGGGTGATGTATTGGGTAAGTATCATCCACATGGTGATAGTGCTTGTTATGAAGCCATGGTGTTGATGGCGCAATCGTTTTCTTATCGTTACCCGCTGGTTGATGGGCAAGGGAACTGGGGCTCGGCCGATGACCCTAAATCCTTCGCAGCGATGCGTTATACCGAATCGCGGTTATCGGGCTTTTCGGAATTGCTATTGTCCGAACTAGGGCAAGGTACTGTCGATTGGCAGCCGAACTTTGATGGCTCGCTAGATGAACCAGTAATGCTGCCCGCACGTGTGCCGACGGTACTATTAAACGGCAGTACGGGTATTGCGGTGGGGATGGCTACTGACATTCCACCTCATAACTTGCGAGAAGTAGTGAATGCCTGTGTGTATTTGTTAGATAACCCCAAGGCTGCTTTACCTGAGTTACTGGAATATATCCCAGCCCCAGACTTTCCTACCGAAGCAGAAATTATTACCCCTAAGCAAGACATTTTAAAAATGTACCAAACTGGTCGTGGTAGCTTGCGGATGCGAGGGATTTACCACACTGAAAATTGTGATGTGGTGATTACCGCGTTGCCCCACCAGGTTTCAGGGGCCAAGGTACTTGAACAAATAGCAGATCAGATGCAAAAGAAAAAGCTGCCAATGGTAGCGGATTTGCGGGATGAGTCTGACCATGAAAACCCCACTCGGTTGGTGATAGTACCTCGCTCAAATAGGGTGGATATTGAACAGCTGATGGCGCATTTATTTGCTACGACGGATTTAGAGCGCACTTACCGAGTTAACCTGAATATGATCGGGGTAGATGGTCGCCCACAGGTTAAATCGTTGGATGTTATTTTAAATGAGTGGCTTGGTTTCCGTCGGGATACTGTTACTAAACGACTGCAATACCGTTTGGATAAGGTTAATAAGCGGATTCATTTATTAGAAGGTCTGTTAATCGCTTACCTCAATATAGATGAGGTGATTGAGATTATTCGTACTGAAGACCATCCTAAAGCAGCATTAATGGAACGCTTCGGCTTATCTGATGAACAAGCTGAAGCCGTTTTAGAGTTAAAACTACGCCGGTTAGCCAAGCTGGAAGAAATGAAAATCCGGGGTGAGCAGGATGAGTTAAGTAAAGAGCGAGATAAGCTGGAAAAGACTCTTAACTCACCAGCACGGTTGAAAACCTTGATTAAAAAAGAGCTGCAAGCGGATGCTAAGCAATATGGTGATGACCGTCGTTCACCACTGGTTGCCCGTGAAGAGGCCAAAGCATTAACTGAAGCTGACTTATTATCTTCAGATCCAGTAACGGTTGTGCTGTCGAAAAAAGGTTGGGTTAGAGCAGCTAAAGGCCATGAGGCTGATCCTACCGCGCTAAACTATAAGTCGGGTGATGACTACATGTTTTCAGTGCGCACCAAGAGTAATGAACCTACCTTGTTTATAGATTCCACCGGTCGCTCTTATACTGTTGCAACCCATACTTTGCCATCCGCAAGAGGTCAGGGTGAGCCGTTAACCGGGCGCTTATCCGTACCCTCTGGTGCCAGCTTTAAGGGCATGTTTAATGGTGATGAAAATACCTTATTGTTATTAGCATCAGATGCAGGCTATGGATTTGTTACTAAAGCCACAGACCTGTTGACGAAAAACAAAACAGGTAAAGCCGTATTGACCTTACCTGCAGGGGCAGAGGTGTTAACACCATCAGTCGTTCGAGATATAGAGAATGAAGACCTGGCGGTATTTACCAATGAAGGTCGGTTGTTGGTATTTGCAATTGCTGACTTGCCAATGATGGCTAGGGGTAAGGGCAATAAAATTATTAATATCCCTGCTGCTCGTGCAGCAGAGCGGGAAGAGTATATTGTCAGCCTACAAGTATTGGGTAGAGCAGACAGCTTAATGGTGTACTCTGGGCGACGTAAGTTGGTGCTTAAACCTGAAGATATTGAACATTATGTTGGTGAGCGAGGGCGTCGAGGTAGCAAGTTGCCGAGGGGGTTCCAGAAAGTTGATGGTGTAGAGGTGATAGAGGCAGAAGAAGAGTAA